A window of the Blattabacterium cuenoti genome harbors these coding sequences:
- a CDS encoding transketolase family protein, whose amino-acid sequence MKQYENKGLKETRAGFGKALTFLGRTNHKVVALCSDLTTSLFMDQFSKEFPERFFQIGIAEANMIGIAAGLSIGKYIPFTGTFANFSTSRVYDQIRQSIAYSYKNVKICASHSGLTLGEDGATHQSLEDIGMMKMLPGMTVINTCDYNQTYAATLAISKHSGPVYLRFGRPAVANFTDLNQIFEIGKAVILTKGKDVTVICTGHLVWESLEASRILYEKKGIECEVINVHTIKPLDHDTILKSINKTKCVVTAEEHNYWGGLGESIARMLTTNNHHNKWSFIQSLVAVNDTFGESGKPMELLKKYNIDRDSIMNHIQLVLNNKKKR is encoded by the coding sequence ATGAAACAATATGAAAATAAAGGACTAAAAGAAACTAGAGCGGGCTTTGGAAAAGCTTTAACTTTTTTGGGGAGAACAAATCATAAAGTGGTCGCATTATGTTCGGACTTGACTACTTCTTTATTTATGGATCAGTTTTCTAAAGAATTTCCTGAAAGATTTTTTCAAATAGGAATCGCGGAAGCTAATATGATAGGGATAGCAGCTGGACTTAGCATTGGTAAATATATTCCATTTACTGGAACATTTGCTAATTTTTCTACATCTCGTGTTTATGATCAAATCCGTCAATCTATTGCTTATTCTTACAAAAATGTAAAAATCTGTGCTTCTCATTCTGGCTTAACTCTAGGAGAAGATGGTGCTACACATCAAAGTTTAGAAGATATAGGAATGATGAAAATGTTACCTGGCATGACCGTTATTAATACTTGTGATTATAATCAAACTTATGCCGCTACTTTAGCTATATCGAAACACTCAGGACCGGTCTACTTGCGTTTTGGCCGTCCTGCTGTCGCTAATTTTACAGATTTAAATCAGATTTTTGAAATAGGAAAAGCTGTAATCTTAACAAAGGGAAAAGATGTTACTGTTATTTGTACAGGACATTTGGTATGGGAATCTTTAGAAGCATCTCGTATTTTATACGAAAAAAAGGGAATAGAATGTGAAGTTATTAATGTTCATACGATTAAACCGTTAGATCATGATACTATTTTGAAATCCATTAATAAAACAAAATGTGTTGTTACTGCAGAAGAACACAATTATTGGGGTGGGTTAGGAGAAAGTATTGCCAGGATGTTAACCACTAATAATCATCATAATAAATGGTCTTTTATTCAAAGTTTAGTAGCAGTTAACGATACTTTTGGAGAAAGTGGAAAACCTATGGAGCTTTTAAAAAAGTATAATATTGATCGTGATTCTATTATGAATCATATTCAATTGGTTTTGAACAATAAAAAAAAACGATAA
- a CDS encoding transketolase: MNERNLKDLCIQVRRDILRMVSDAKSGHPGGSLGCTEYFVALYQKIMRYNPNKFSMDGKGEDLFFLSNGHISPVYYSILSRSGFFSISELSTFRKLNSRLQGHPTVHVGLPGIRISSGSLGQGMSVAIGAALSKKLNKELNSIIYSLHGDGELNEGQIWEAVLYAGSRKIDNYIATVDCNGQQIDGTTDEVLPLGNLKKKFESFDWKVIEELEGNDIEKVIFTLKKAKNETGKGKPIIIILYTKMGYGVDFMVDNNEWHGKYPNDKELEKALSQLPETCLRDYPL; the protein is encoded by the coding sequence ATGAATGAACGTAATTTAAAAGATTTGTGTATTCAAGTGAGAAGAGACATTTTACGTATGGTAAGTGATGCAAAATCTGGACATCCTGGTGGATCTTTAGGATGTACAGAGTATTTTGTTGCTTTATATCAAAAAATTATGCGTTATAATCCAAATAAATTTTCTATGGATGGAAAAGGAGAAGACCTTTTTTTCTTATCTAATGGACATATATCTCCTGTATATTATAGCATATTATCTCGGTCTGGATTTTTTTCTATTAGTGAATTATCTACTTTTAGAAAATTAAATTCTCGTTTACAAGGACATCCAACGGTACATGTCGGACTACCCGGAATACGAATTTCTTCCGGTTCTTTAGGTCAAGGAATGTCTGTTGCTATTGGGGCTGCTTTGTCAAAAAAACTAAACAAAGAATTGAATAGTATTATTTACAGTTTACATGGAGATGGAGAGTTAAATGAAGGACAAATTTGGGAGGCCGTTTTATATGCAGGTTCTAGAAAAATAGATAATTATATAGCCACTGTAGATTGTAACGGGCAACAAATAGATGGAACTACAGATGAAGTGTTACCTTTAGGAAATTTAAAAAAAAAATTTGAATCTTTTGATTGGAAAGTTATAGAAGAATTAGAAGGAAATGATATTGAAAAAGTGATTTTCACTTTAAAAAAAGCAAAAAATGAAACTGGGAAAGGGAAACCTATTATAATCATATTATATACTAAAATGGGATACGGTGTGGATTTTATGGTGGATAATAATGAATGGCATGGAAAGTATCCTAATGATAAAGAATTAGAAAAAGCTTTATCTCAACTTCCTGAAACTTGTTTAAGAGATTATCCGTTATAA
- the smpB gene encoding SsrA-binding protein SmpB, producing MSIIINRKARFRYHFLEHYTAGIQLFGTEVKSIRQNQVNIMESFCQMKHGELYSINMYVAEYKFGTNWNHSNRRERKLLLKKKELIKINKKLKNTGLTLIPIELFFNDKGYIKMKIVLAKGKKVYDKRESLRKRDCFREIQKSFKFKNRI from the coding sequence ATGAGTATTATAATAAATAGAAAGGCAAGATTTAGATATCATTTTTTAGAACATTATACAGCTGGAATACAATTGTTTGGAACAGAAGTAAAATCAATAAGACAAAATCAAGTCAATATAATGGAAAGTTTTTGTCAAATGAAACATGGAGAGTTATATTCTATTAATATGTATGTGGCTGAATATAAATTTGGAACTAACTGGAATCATTCAAATAGAAGAGAAAGAAAATTATTATTGAAAAAAAAAGAATTAATAAAAATCAATAAAAAATTAAAAAATACAGGTTTAACTTTAATTCCCATAGAACTGTTTTTTAATGACAAAGGATATATAAAAATGAAAATAGTTTTAGCTAAAGGAAAAAAAGTATATGACAAACGTGAATCTTTACGAAAAAGAGATTGTTTTAGAGAAATTCAGAAATCTTTCAAATTTAAAAATCGTATTTAA
- a CDS encoding OmpA family protein has product MKNVNFFIVALFTFFSSVFSQDSKEKWFIKIGAHDINYYPIKSPFKGFLLKKNNSFNPIISSIELEHNIKKHIGLYLDASLGMVDNPRWKVGNNFFIKISPGVNLYILPHYKFDPYLRLGGGYHKFNNYINRELRISETKYFKTNKKNFFLLDGGLGINLWLVSNFGINLQSTYNHVFAKQSRDYLNFWKHNVGLIFRFGNLEMNQDHKIGPGTEKDDSYLPSISVQEKEKSFVEIEEKEKKIFCNKDKDSDNDGVLDKEDFCPNQFGLKKFQGCPDTDSDNIPDHEDKCPNKFGKKENKGCPNVVFRPILFDLGKFSLSPRTFIIINEIAEIMINSLPNSKFCINGYTDPNGKSHYNKILSLKRAYSVFEALVSKGVDSSRIEVRGLGVGKKKGRRVEIIIRKS; this is encoded by the coding sequence ATGAAAAACGTCAATTTTTTTATTGTTGCTTTATTTACTTTTTTTTCGTCTGTATTTTCTCAAGATTCGAAAGAAAAATGGTTTATAAAAATAGGAGCACATGACATTAATTATTACCCTATAAAGTCTCCTTTTAAAGGTTTTCTTCTAAAAAAAAATAATAGTTTTAATCCCATTATTTCTAGCATAGAATTAGAACATAATATAAAGAAACATATAGGTTTATATTTAGATGCTTCATTAGGAATGGTAGACAATCCTAGATGGAAAGTGGGAAATAACTTTTTTATAAAAATAAGTCCTGGGGTAAATTTATACATTTTACCTCATTACAAGTTTGATCCTTATTTGAGATTAGGAGGAGGTTATCATAAGTTCAACAATTATATAAACAGAGAGTTAAGAATTTCAGAAACAAAATATTTTAAAACGAATAAAAAGAACTTTTTTCTATTAGATGGAGGATTAGGTATAAATTTGTGGCTGGTTTCTAACTTTGGAATTAATTTACAAAGCACTTATAATCATGTTTTTGCAAAGCAATCAAGAGATTATTTAAATTTTTGGAAACATAATGTAGGATTGATTTTTCGTTTTGGAAATTTAGAAATGAATCAAGATCATAAAATTGGACCAGGAACAGAAAAAGACGATTCTTACCTTCCTTCCATTTCCGTTCAAGAAAAAGAAAAAAGTTTTGTAGAAATAGAAGAAAAAGAAAAGAAAATTTTTTGTAATAAAGACAAAGACTCAGATAATGATGGAGTTTTAGACAAAGAAGATTTTTGTCCGAATCAATTTGGTTTGAAAAAATTTCAGGGTTGTCCTGATACAGACTCAGATAATATTCCAGATCATGAAGATAAATGTCCTAACAAGTTTGGAAAAAAAGAAAACAAAGGATGTCCTAATGTAGTTTTTCGACCTATTTTATTTGATTTGGGAAAATTTTCATTATCTCCTCGTACCTTCATAATTATTAATGAAATAGCTGAAATCATGATAAATAGTCTTCCTAATTCTAAATTTTGCATAAATGGATATACAGATCCTAATGGAAAATCACATTATAATAAAATTTTGTCTCTAAAAAGAGCTTATTCTGTATTTGAAGCCTTAGTCTCTAAAGGAGTGGATTCTTCTAGAATAGAAGTTAGAGGATTAGGAGTAGGAAAGAAAAAAGGACGACGTGTTGAAATCATAATACGAAAATCATAA